One part of the Longimicrobiaceae bacterium genome encodes these proteins:
- a CDS encoding S41 family peptidase: MRRLLPGLILALALPVGAPAQGGARPASAECIADLDSLETVVRRDYSGFRTKAQQRASGLAAVTDSVRAAARAAPDPDACTAALQRWIAWFRDPHMEVWEPKPRPTAGQDGAARPSAPPEDPRRPSLRFADDSTAVLRLGDFGDRYKPAIDSLVAAHRARLLATPYLVVDVRENGGGWTGSYESVLPLLYTRPILVHGMEAWASEGNVAYMREMLASDRAEGIKRVIRDLLPKMEASRDRFVTISEDREIRLDTVHPMPRAVAVLTSRRCASSCEQFVLDARQSDKVTVIGTENTRGMLDYGNSRRVQLPSGKRVLQVPTSRSRRLPDDPLDVVGIAPEVRVPEDEPDPVEFARRHLRSRS, encoded by the coding sequence ATGCGGCGCCTCCTCCCCGGGCTGATCCTCGCGCTCGCCCTCCCCGTCGGCGCCCCCGCGCAGGGCGGTGCCCGGCCCGCGTCCGCGGAGTGCATCGCCGACCTCGACTCGCTGGAGACGGTCGTCCGGCGCGACTACTCCGGCTTCCGCACCAAGGCGCAGCAGCGCGCGTCCGGGCTCGCCGCGGTGACGGACAGCGTCCGCGCCGCGGCGCGCGCCGCGCCCGATCCGGACGCGTGCACGGCGGCGCTGCAGCGCTGGATCGCCTGGTTCCGTGATCCGCACATGGAGGTCTGGGAGCCGAAGCCGCGCCCGACGGCCGGCCAGGACGGTGCCGCCCGGCCGAGCGCCCCACCCGAAGATCCGCGCCGCCCGTCGCTCCGCTTCGCCGACGACAGCACGGCGGTGCTGCGGCTGGGCGACTTCGGCGACCGCTACAAGCCCGCCATCGACAGCCTGGTCGCCGCGCACCGGGCGCGGCTCCTGGCGACGCCGTACCTGGTGGTGGACGTGCGCGAGAACGGGGGCGGCTGGACGGGATCGTACGAGAGCGTCCTCCCCCTGCTCTACACCCGCCCGATCCTGGTGCACGGGATGGAGGCCTGGGCGTCGGAGGGGAACGTCGCCTACATGCGCGAGATGCTGGCCTCCGACCGCGCCGAGGGGATCAAGCGGGTGATCCGCGACCTGCTCCCGAAGATGGAGGCGAGCCGGGACCGGTTCGTGACCATCAGCGAGGACCGGGAGATCCGCCTGGACACGGTGCACCCCATGCCGCGGGCGGTCGCGGTGCTCACCAGCCGGCGGTGCGCCAGCAGCTGCGAGCAGTTCGTGCTGGACGCGCGGCAGAGCGACAAGGTGACGGTGATCGGGACAGAGAACACGCGCGGCATGCTGGACTACGGCAACTCCCGCCGCGTGCAGCTCCCCTCCGGGAAACGGGTGCTCCAGGTGCCCACCTCCCGCTCCCGGCGGCTCCCGGACGACCCCCTGGACGTGGTGGGGATCGCGCCGGAGGTGCGGGTGCCGGAGGACGAGCCGGACCCGGTGGAGTTCGCGCGGCGGCATCTCCGCTCCCGGTCCTGA
- a CDS encoding cupin domain-containing protein encodes MATTTAKVVGPQDGKAGFLGTIGVRFMIGGDDSGGGFSLVEHPMPPRSLAAPLHRHTREDEYSFVLEGRMGALLGDEVLFAGPGDLVFKPRNQWHTFWNAGDEPARILEIIAPAGFERFFEELVDRGGITQVAPEEFGALCERYGLEMQPDSYPELIERFGLRGPPEEPAPGAA; translated from the coding sequence ATGGCGACGACTACGGCGAAGGTGGTGGGTCCGCAGGACGGCAAGGCCGGCTTTCTCGGCACCATTGGCGTCCGGTTCATGATCGGCGGCGACGACTCCGGCGGCGGGTTCTCGCTCGTCGAGCACCCCATGCCCCCGCGCTCGCTCGCGGCGCCGCTGCACCGGCACACGCGCGAGGACGAGTACAGCTTCGTCCTGGAAGGGCGCATGGGCGCCCTGCTCGGCGACGAGGTCCTCTTCGCCGGCCCCGGCGACCTGGTGTTCAAGCCGCGCAACCAGTGGCACACCTTCTGGAACGCGGGCGACGAGCCGGCGCGGATCCTCGAGATCATCGCCCCGGCGGGCTTCGAGCGGTTCTTCGAAGAGCTGGTGGACCGCGGCGGGATCACGCAGGTCGCCCCCGAGGAGTTCGGCGCGCTCTGCGAGCGCTACGGGCTGGAGATGCAGCCCGACAGCTACCCGGAGCTGATCGAGCGCTTCGGGCTGCGCGGGCCCCCGGAAGAGCCGGCCCCGGGCGCGGCCTGA
- a CDS encoding helix-turn-helix transcriptional regulator — MSVSISQEEAVFRSVKRACYAGLDSVTLRAEVARRIARLVPYEAYSFATTDPDTGLLTHALGEGMPEGLARAYVGVVYPYEQAVLMLDRVRSGDTVAKATSELFTDVLREEGVEHELNTILCSGGDLQGFLCLLRESRSSGYDEREMRFMRRIAPHLARGLVAAATVDAAVAEQAAGVRHEMTRGHAGPGVVVLDAGGRVTLRNTPASAQLEDLADVGVSTGEAPSVLVSAVALLYVRKQRPGAETDDAPQDAALRVRGRSGRWYTLRASATEPGAAGESCTIVTIEPVGSGEMAEILTRLYGLSPREREVLALTARGESTKAVAARLGLSVYTVQDHLGNACTKAGVRGRKALLAKLFFDGYAPALF; from the coding sequence ATGAGCGTGAGCATCTCGCAGGAAGAGGCCGTCTTTCGGAGCGTGAAGCGGGCCTGCTATGCCGGCCTGGACTCGGTCACGCTCCGTGCGGAGGTGGCACGCCGGATCGCGCGGCTGGTCCCCTACGAGGCCTACTCGTTCGCGACGACCGATCCCGACACCGGACTCCTCACCCATGCGCTCGGCGAGGGGATGCCGGAGGGCCTGGCCCGCGCCTACGTCGGCGTGGTGTATCCCTACGAGCAGGCGGTGCTGATGCTGGACCGTGTCCGCTCCGGCGATACCGTCGCGAAGGCCACGTCGGAGCTGTTCACGGACGTGCTCCGCGAGGAGGGCGTGGAGCACGAGCTGAACACCATCCTTTGCTCGGGAGGGGATCTCCAGGGCTTCCTGTGCCTGCTCCGGGAGAGCCGTTCCAGCGGATACGACGAGCGCGAGATGCGGTTCATGCGCCGCATCGCCCCGCACCTCGCCCGGGGGCTCGTCGCTGCGGCAACGGTGGATGCAGCCGTGGCCGAGCAGGCGGCGGGTGTGCGGCACGAGATGACCCGCGGGCACGCCGGGCCGGGAGTAGTGGTGCTCGACGCGGGCGGGCGGGTCACCCTTCGGAACACCCCGGCATCCGCGCAGCTGGAGGACCTCGCCGACGTGGGCGTGTCCACGGGGGAGGCACCGTCCGTACTCGTCAGCGCGGTCGCCCTGCTCTACGTCCGGAAGCAGCGGCCGGGCGCGGAGACGGACGACGCCCCCCAGGACGCCGCGCTCCGGGTACGCGGCCGGTCGGGGCGCTGGTACACCCTTCGTGCCTCGGCCACGGAGCCGGGAGCGGCGGGCGAGTCCTGCACCATCGTCACCATCGAGCCCGTCGGCTCGGGCGAGATGGCCGAGATCCTGACGCGGCTGTACGGCCTGTCTCCGCGTGAGCGGGAAGTGCTGGCGCTCACCGCGCGCGGCGAGTCCACCAAGGCGGTGGCCGCCCGGCTCGGGCTCTCCGTCTACACCGTCCAGGACCACCTCGGGAACGCCTGCACGAAGGCGGGAGTGCGTGGCCGCAAGGCGCTTCTGGCCAAGCTCTTCTTCGACGGCTACGCGCCAGCGTTGTTCTGA
- a CDS encoding ABC transporter permease: MDRLLGNIRYAFRTLAHSPGFTLVAVLTLALGIGANTAIFSVVNAVLLRPLPFAEPDRLVTVAHLYPSLNNLEAGVGAPTYRDLQGQPQLFSSVSVQGGWGVNLTGQGQAQRLTGSLVSPEFFETYGVPAALGRTLQPPAPGTAARENEVVLSHGTWQRVFGGDPGVVGRTVQINGEAYEIVGVMPQSFRSALDPNVEIWAPFVFTPGQLSDGARASEYLALTARLKPGVSVETAERAMAAWAERIKREYPSVYPPDWTLRLRSLTEQLSGSIRPALLVLLGAVGFVLLIACGNVANLLLARAAARRTEVAIRSALGARSGDLVRQFLVESLVLSTAGALLGLALAFWGLQLLATLRPPNLLWVETIPIDASVLAFTSALVLLTAVAFGIVPMMQVRHANVQSTLREGGRSGGPDRRGAATRRVLVVAQVALSLMLLTGAGLLMRSFARLQQVDPGFDPRGVVTMNIALPEAKYPNDTAWINFFDALLPRVAALPGVQSAGAASSVPLTGGWNRSFTVEGITVPEGETGPYGNFRTVYPDFHRTLRIPLRRGRFFTDADRRGAPRVAIVDELMAERYWPGQDPIGKRISLDATDAGPNWVEVVGVVGHTRQDGLESEGRAQLYVPFRQYGIPTLTLAVRTAGDPTQLAGAVRATVQELDPEQPIERVQTMEQLVSATLGPRRFSMVLLGLFGAVALVLAAVGIYGVMSFDVARRSQEIGVRMALGAQAGEVLRLVLRQGLRLVAVGVVLGMLGSLAVANLIRSQLYEMSAVDPVTFALVVVVLLGAAALALLVPARRATHVDPLSAMRAG; encoded by the coding sequence ATGGACAGGCTCCTCGGCAACATCCGCTACGCGTTCCGGACGCTCGCTCACAGCCCGGGCTTCACCCTGGTCGCGGTGCTCACGCTCGCGCTGGGGATCGGCGCCAACACCGCGATCTTCAGCGTCGTGAACGCCGTGCTCCTCCGCCCGCTCCCCTTCGCGGAGCCGGACCGGCTGGTCACCGTGGCCCACCTCTACCCCTCGCTGAACAACCTGGAGGCCGGGGTCGGCGCCCCCACCTACCGCGACCTCCAGGGCCAGCCGCAGCTCTTCAGCAGCGTGTCGGTGCAGGGGGGATGGGGGGTGAACCTCACCGGCCAGGGGCAGGCGCAGCGGCTGACGGGGTCGCTGGTGTCGCCCGAGTTCTTCGAGACCTACGGCGTGCCCGCGGCGCTGGGCCGTACCCTCCAGCCGCCGGCGCCCGGAACGGCCGCCCGCGAGAACGAGGTGGTGCTCAGCCACGGAACATGGCAGCGGGTCTTCGGCGGCGACCCCGGCGTGGTGGGGAGGACGGTGCAGATCAACGGCGAGGCCTACGAGATCGTGGGTGTGATGCCGCAGAGCTTCCGGAGCGCGCTCGACCCGAACGTCGAGATCTGGGCCCCCTTCGTCTTCACCCCCGGGCAGCTCTCCGACGGCGCCCGCGCGAGCGAATACCTCGCGCTCACCGCACGCCTGAAGCCCGGGGTGAGCGTCGAGACGGCGGAGCGCGCGATGGCTGCCTGGGCGGAGCGGATCAAGCGGGAGTACCCCAGCGTCTATCCCCCGGACTGGACGCTCCGCCTCCGCTCCCTCACCGAGCAGCTCTCCGGATCGATCCGCCCGGCGCTCCTGGTGCTCCTCGGGGCGGTGGGCTTCGTCCTGCTCATCGCGTGCGGCAACGTCGCGAACCTCCTGCTCGCCCGCGCGGCGGCGCGGCGCACCGAGGTGGCCATCCGCAGTGCGCTGGGCGCACGAAGCGGCGACCTCGTCCGCCAGTTCCTCGTCGAGAGCCTGGTCCTCTCGACCGCCGGCGCCCTGCTGGGGCTGGCGCTGGCCTTCTGGGGGCTGCAGCTGCTGGCCACGCTGAGGCCGCCGAACCTGCTCTGGGTGGAGACGATCCCGATCGACGCGTCCGTGCTCGCCTTCACCTCCGCGCTGGTGCTGCTCACCGCGGTCGCATTCGGCATCGTCCCCATGATGCAGGTCCGCCACGCCAACGTGCAGAGCACCCTGCGCGAGGGGGGGCGCAGCGGGGGCCCCGACCGGCGCGGCGCCGCCACGCGGCGCGTGCTGGTGGTGGCGCAGGTGGCGCTGTCGCTGATGCTCCTCACGGGCGCGGGGCTCCTGATGCGCAGCTTCGCCCGTCTCCAGCAGGTCGATCCCGGGTTCGACCCGCGCGGGGTGGTGACGATGAACATCGCGCTCCCGGAGGCCAAGTACCCGAACGACACCGCCTGGATCAACTTCTTCGACGCGCTCCTCCCCCGGGTGGCCGCGCTCCCGGGGGTGCAGTCGGCCGGCGCCGCCTCGTCCGTCCCCCTGACGGGTGGATGGAACCGCTCCTTCACCGTGGAGGGGATCACCGTTCCGGAGGGCGAGACCGGCCCCTACGGGAACTTCCGGACGGTGTACCCGGACTTCCACCGCACGCTGCGGATCCCCCTCCGACGCGGGCGGTTCTTCACCGACGCGGACCGGAGGGGCGCCCCACGCGTGGCGATCGTGGACGAGCTGATGGCGGAGCGGTACTGGCCCGGCCAGGACCCGATCGGCAAGCGGATCTCCCTCGACGCGACGGATGCGGGGCCCAACTGGGTGGAGGTGGTGGGGGTGGTGGGGCACACGCGCCAGGACGGGCTCGAATCGGAGGGCCGGGCGCAGCTCTACGTGCCTTTCCGGCAGTACGGGATCCCCACGCTCACCCTCGCGGTTCGCACGGCGGGCGACCCGACGCAGCTGGCGGGGGCGGTGCGCGCCACCGTCCAAGAGCTGGACCCTGAGCAGCCGATCGAGAGGGTGCAGACCATGGAGCAGCTCGTGAGCGCCACCCTCGGGCCTCGCCGCTTCTCCATGGTGCTCCTGGGGCTCTTCGGCGCGGTCGCGCTCGTGCTCGCCGCGGTGGGGATCTACGGGGTGATGTCGTTCGACGTCGCGCGCCGGTCGCAGGAGATCGGGGTGCGGATGGCGCTCGGCGCGCAGGCGGGCGAGGTGCTGCGCCTCGTGCTGCGCCAGGGGCTGCGCCTGGTGGCGGTGGGGGTGGTGCTGGGGATGCTGGGCTCCCTCGCCGTCGCCAACCTGATCCGCAGCCAGCTGTACGAGATGAGCGCGGTGGACCCGGTGACGTTCGCGCTGGTGGTGGTGGTCCTGCTCGGGGCTGCCGCGCTCGCGCTGCTCGTCCCGGCACGCCGCGCCACCC